Proteins encoded in a region of the Diabrotica undecimpunctata isolate CICGRU chromosome 10, icDiaUnde3, whole genome shotgun sequence genome:
- the LOC140451829 gene encoding uncharacterized protein has translation MRPTTIFYLYAIIWLTNSEQIHKKYTNTPINKSPGIYYEHIKNVQFIETHWNILSHIPLQPFTDKLNFVDLTYQKTLRLCQNKPVLIELRLCDTSLKLLGQIIPRLFQDEQTLKNIILHEHFRPKRALFNAIGSVFRTLFGTLDSDDAENFNNAINKAESNENHLLDLLKQQIHVVKATIANFNNSITNLDRNKVIFDKNFESITNYTDKMNNKYFNLDLKQKIEEHFTLLTFFITELQQEYSTLINVILFARNNNLHPSVITPEQLIQELSKTVTHLPSTSTYPFPLTIDYAHKYFDIILLKYIYFDNKILITVSIPLVSNTPYSLFKLISLPIIHPTLKRLTFILPSVKYLVLSENRNIYVTIDTLEDCYSLDEEKLICKNPDTFRFTHTNPICETELLTSITNIPSSCDTRIIQTEYEIWHKLNKPNSWIYVLPKPTDLTLSCQTSTPISIVLSNTGIFSTSNNCKTYTGSTILISVSNPKESNFQSIIPDLSLPEVCCDDIKINNESKLHLVPLQLNNLDRDALNLASHKLDNLEKMTSETNINFSDTIKNSSYFTYAILFLIKCMLLYILYRIIKYFYRRFRRNPSHSCQQITNCLTLNICQSKRKHVHETDLSIDCKHNKDNNYSESKKCEETSFTETTPIRRSERLSRLKETI, from the exons atgcgaccaacaacaatattctactt gtatgcaataatatggctgacaaatagtgaacaaattcacaagaaatataccaatactcctatcaacaaatcacctggaatctattacgaacacataaaaaatgttcaatttattgaaactcattggaacatattaagtcatattcctttacaaccttttacagacaaattaaattttgtagatctcacctatcaaaaaacattaagactgtgtcaaaacaaaccagttcttattgaattacgattatgcgatacttcactaaaactcttaggacaaatcatacctagactctttcaagatgaacaaactttaaaaaacataattctgcatgaacattttagaccaaaacgcgctctatttaatgcaattggatctgttttcaggaccttattcggtaccttagacagtgatgatgctgaaaatttcaataatgctattaacaaagctgaaagtaacgaaaatcatcttcttgatttactaaaacaacaaattcatgtagtaaaagccacgattgcaaattttaataactctattacaaatctagaccgaaacaaagtgatttttgataaaaattttgaatcaattaccaattacacagataaaatgaataataaatattttaatttagatttaaaacaaaaaattgaagaacattttaccttactaactttctttataacagaattacaacaagaatattctactttaataaacgttattctatttgcaagaaataataaccttcatccttctgttataacacctgagcaactaattcaagaattatctaaaacggtaacgcatttacctagtacatcgacttatccatttccattgactatcgattatgctcataaatatttcgatatcattttacttaaatatatatattttgataacaagattttaattacggttagtatacctttggttagtaatactccttattctctttttaaactaatatctcttcctataattcatccaacattaaagagacttacctttattcttccatctgtcaaatatcttgttctttcagaaaatagaaacatttatgttactattgatacattagaagactgttattcattagatgaagaaaaacttatttgcaaaaatcctgatactttccgatttacacacactaatccaatttgtgaaactgaattgttaacttcaataacaaacataccatctagttgcgatactcgtataattcaaacagaatatgaaatttggcataaattaaacaaaccaaattcttggatatatgttttacccaaaccaacagatttaactttaagctgtcagactagtacgccaatatctattgttctttcaaacacaggtattttttctacttcgaataattgcaaaacttacaccggatcaactattttgatatctgtctcaaatccaaaagaaagtaattttcagtctatcattccagatttatcccttccagaagtctgttgtgatgatattaagataaataatgaatccaaattacaccttgttcccttacaattaaataatctcgatcgagatgcattaaatttagcaagccataaactagataatttagagaaaatgacctcagaaacaaatattaatttttcagacacaataaaaaatagttcttatttcacttatgcaatcttatttttgataaaatgtatgttactttatattttatacaggataattaaatatttttaccgacgatttcgtagaaatccgtcacatagttgtcaacaaattacaaattgtttaacactaaatatatgtcaaagtaaacgaaaacatgtacatgagacagatttaagtatagattgtaaacataataaagacaataattatagtgaatccaaaaagtgtgaagagactagtttcacagagactacaccgataagacgaagtgaaagactatcgagactaaaagaaactatttaa